The DNA region CTTTTGGCTCCGCTAACAAAGACTCAAAGGGAAATCTTGTCCGCTTTTCAGATTGAACCACAAGCATTTAGGAATTGGATACTTCAGAAACAAGGTAGCCTATAAAAACAAGGGAAATTTGGGGTACAAAGGAGCTTGAGGCCAGTATTAGCTAAGATCTAGCGGAGAGCGCCTACTTATATTGCGAATCGAAGGCTAGTTAAAAGACGATTTACTACAGTGCACTCTTTTAGCCTAACCTAGCTATTATCTCCATTATCCCTGCGCTAACTAGAAATATGGCTGACAGAGCCAAAAAAACGACACCTGTCCCAGACATCCGCTCGCCTTCTCGACTGATATTCTGATCGTCTTCTGATCGGCTTCCGACTGTGAGACTTCGCAAAAACACCACAGTCAAACCGAGTCCTCCAAAAGCGATAATGTGTAACCACGCCGGAACTGCTAGTAGAGTGCTTGCTGCAAAGACCCCTCCTAGGGCTATAGCACATGTATTTGCTGCGGCATGGAAAATCATTGATGTTGCAATTGAATCTGTTTTATATACCAGATAGCCCATGGCAAGGCCGAGAATGCAGGCCGAAAATACCTCACTGATTCCATTGAGAACATGATAGGACCCAAAAATGGTACCAGTTACCACAAACCCGTATCTCTTGCTGTGGCCTTCATACGCCCTCTGCATAAATCCTCTGAAAAAGGTTTCCTCGCAAATTGGTGCTAGAACAATCATACCTATCAGCAGAAGAATACTCTGGTAGATGGAAAGATCGGTTTGTTGGTCAGGAAT from Limnochordia bacterium includes:
- a CDS encoding CPBP family intramembrane metalloprotease — encoded protein: MIKRQSPTITQANIAFFITAVITLVGSAFFQPRLGVGTNLWINEFVYILFPPLLLVWINGWSVEDVYRFRKTSIRNMVISVLAGLNLWFFAFYVSRISRMFLDNRIGLLIIPDQQTDLSIYQSILLLIGMIVLAPICEETFFRGFMQRAYEGHSKRYGFVVTGTIFGSYHVLNGISEVFSACILGLAMGYLVYKTDSIATSMIFHAAANTCAIALGGVFAASTLLAVPAWLHIIAFGGLGLTVVFLRSLTVGSRSEDDQNISREGERMSGTGVVFLALSAIFLVSAGIMEIIARLG